From the genome of Burkholderia pyrrocinia:
TTGCTGTTCGATCAGGAACTTCGACAGCGTGGTGCGGCGGGCAATGGACATGACAGACTCCGAAAGGCCAAAGAATCCTTGAATGGCCGCAATTTTACCCGCCGAGCCTCGCGTGCCGCCGGCTTTTTTCGTCCGGTTACAAGGCCGGGCGGTCGGACAGGCCGGGTTTCCGGCGTCGGCGACTGGTACGGTGCGCATCGCAGCGGCGGCAAACCGCGCGGTCAGACCCCGCGATTCCGCCCGGTTCCAACCGCACTCGCACAATAAAAAAGCCGGCGTCGCGTCAGGCGGCACCGGCTTTATCGCGCGGGCGCGATGCGGTCGTTTGCGTCAGGCGAGCGCTTTCTCGACGATCTCGCGCACATCGCGCGACTTCGCACCGGCGGCAACCTGCTCGAGCGCGTCGCGCATCCGGTCGCGCAGTGCGGGTGTGAAGCGGCGCCACAATTCAAGCGAGCGCGCGAGGCGCGCCGCGACCTGCGGGTTGATCGCGTCGAGCGCGAGCACCTGTTCGGCCCAGAACGCGTAACCCGAGCCGTCCGCCGCGTGGAATTGCGCGGGGTTGGCCGCGCAGAAGCTGAAGATCAGCGAGCGCGCGCGGTTCGGATTCTTCAGGTTGAACGCGGGGTGCGCGAGCAGCTTGCGAACCTTTGCGAGCGTCGGCTGCGCGGGCGTGCCGCGTTGCGCCGCCTGCATCGCGAACCACTTGTCGATCACCAGAGCTTCCTTTTCGAAGCGACGGTAGAAGTCGTCGAGCGCATGCTCGGCCGGCTCGTTCGCGCCCGCGGCCGCGGCGGACAGCAGCGCGCCGAGCGCAGCCGCGCGATCGGTCATGTTGTTCGCCGCGTCGTACTGCGCGGTTGCAAGGCGCACGGCATCGGCCGCGTCGTCGAGTTCGGCCAGATACGCGAGCGCGAGGTTCTTCAGCGCGCGGCGGCCGGAGGCCTCCGGCGTCGGCTCGTATGCGCCGGGCGTCTGGTGCTGCTCGTACGCGGCGAGCCAGTCGGCGCGCAGCGCAGTCGCGAGCCGGCGACGCACGAACAGGCGCGCGCGATGCACGGCGGCCGGATCGGCTTCGGCCATCTGGTCGGCGAGATAGGTTTCCGACGGCAGCGTCAGCGCGAGTTCGCGGAACGCCGGCGACAGGTTCGCGTCGGACAGCACACGGCGGAATGCGGCGACGAAGTTCTCGCCGAGCGTGAGCGGTTCGTTCGCGGCGGCACGCGCGGCGAGCGTCAGCAGCGCGCGCGTCGCGAGGCGCTGGCCGGCCTCCCAGCGGTTGAACGGATCGCTGTCGTGCGCGAGCAGGAACGCGAGATCGTCGTCGCTGTAGTCGTGCTCGACGATCACCGGCGACGAGAAGTTGCGCAGCAGCGACGGCAGCGGTGCTTCCGGCACGTCGACGAACGTGAAGGTCTGCTCGGTGTCGGTGAAGTCGAGCACGCGCGTCGTGCCCGATGCGGCGGCTTCGCCGTCGAGACGCAGCGGCAGGTCGCGGCCGTCGCGGCCGATCAGGCCGATCGCGAACGGAATCAGGAGCGGCCCCTGCTGCGTTTCGCGCGCGGCCGGCGATGCGTCGCCGTAGCCCTGCGCGAGCGTGACCGTATACCGGCGCGCGGCCGCGTCGTACGCGGTGCGCACCGACACGCGCGGCGTGCCGGCCTGGCTGTACCAGCGCTCGAACTGCGCGAGGTCGCGCCCGTTCGCGTCGGCCATCGCGTGACGGAAGTCGTCGCAGGTCACCGCATGGCCGTCGTGGCGCTTGAAGTACAGGTCCATCCCGTTGCGGAAGCCGTCGCGGCCGAACAGCGTCTGGTACATCCGCACGACTTCCGAGCCTTTCTCGTAGACGGTCATCGTGTAGAAGTTGTTGATCTCGACGTAGCTCTCCGGGCGCACGGGATGCGCCATCGGGCCCGCGTCCTCGGCGAACTGCAGCTGGCGCAGCACGCGCACGTCCTCGATGCGCTTGACCGCGCGGGCCGCCGATTCGACGTCGTCGCCCGCGGCCATGTCGGCCGAGAATTCCTGGTCGCGGAACACCGTCAGGCCTTCCTTCAGGCTCAACTGGAACCAGTCGCGGCAGGTCACGCGGTTGCCGGTCCAGTTGTGGAAGTATTCGTGGCCGACCACCGATTCGATGTTCGCGAAGTCGGTGTCGGTCGCGGTCTCGGGGTTCGCCAGCACGTACTTCGTGTTGAAGATGTTGAGCCCCTTGTTTTCCATCGCGCCCATGTTGAAGTCGCCGACCGCGACGATCATGAAGCGGTCGAGATCGAGCTCGAGGCCGAAGCGCTTTTCGTCCCAGCGGATCGAGTGGATCAGCGAATCCATCGCGTGACGCGTCTTGTCGAGGTCGGCCGGCTCGACCCATACCTGCAGCAGTTTTTCCTTGCCCGAGCCGGTCGCGATCTTTTCCTCGATCGCGACGAGCTTGCCCGCGACGAGCGCGAACAGGTAGCTCGGCTTGCGGAACGGGTCTTCCCATTTCGCGAAGTGGCGGCCGTCGGGCAGGTCGCCCGAATCGACGAGGTTGCCGTTCGACAGCAGCACCGGGTACGCGGCCTTGTCGGCGCGCAGCGTGACCGTGTACGACGCCATCACGTCGGGGCGGTCGAGGAAGTAGGTGATGCGGCGGAAGCCCTCGGCTTCGCACTGCGTGAAGAAGTTGCCGCTCGACACGTACAGGCCCGACAGCGTCGTATTCTGGTCGGGCGCGCATGCGCTTTCGAGCGTCAGCTCGAATGCGTCGGGGACGTTCTCGACCGTCAGCCCGTGCTCGTGCGCGCGCACGGCGCCGTGCGGCGCGCCATCCAGCCGTGCGCCGAGGAATTCGAGCGCTTCGCCCATCAGCTCCAGGTGCGGCGCGGGCGCGGCGTCCGGATTGCGGCGCACGCGCATCGTATTCCTGACGATCGTGCGGGCCGGCGCGAGATCGAATTCGAGCGCGACGGAATCGATGAGGAAGGCCGGCGGCGTGTAGTCGGCGCGGCGGATCACGGTGGAGGAGGCGTTGTCGGACATGGTCGTCGAGATCGGTGGAGTGGGGGACGGGCCCGCGGCACGGGCCGGGCGAACCGGGCCATTGTACAAAGGCTTGCGGCTGCGTGCCGGTCGAACTTTTTACCGCTTTCGGCAGTCCGCGTATTATCGGCATCCCGTCCGGTTCGCGCGGTGCGACGAACGGGTGACGGATCGACGAGGATCAACATGAAACGCGATTGGATTTTTCGCGGTGCGGGCTGGGCGGCGGCGCTGTGCATGGCGCTGCTGACGGGCTGCACCAGCTATGTGACGACCCAGGTCACGGCCTTCTCCGACTGGAGCGGCAGCGACGCGACACGCACTTATGCGTTCACGCGCACCGATGCGCAGAAGAACAGCATCGAGCAGTCGACCTACGAGCCGATCGTCGCGAACGAGCTGTCCGCGTATGCGTTCCGGCAGGTGCCGCAGGCGCAGGCGCGGTATCTGGTCGGGCTGACCTATGCGGTCGGCAGCGATCTCGTGACGGTGCCGCAACCCGTCTATTACGATCCCTGGTTCGTCGGGCCGGGGCCGTACTGGCGGCGCGGGCCGTGGGGCCCGTGGGGGCCCTGGGGGCCGATGCCGGCCGGCTATGTCGCGCAGACGTACCAGGTGTTCGACTACACGCTCGGCATCCGCATCACCGAGCGCGCGACGGGCAAGGAGGTCTACAACGTGTCCGCGCGCACGACCGGCGACAACGGCACGCTGCTGTACGCAATGCCGTTCCTGGCGCGCAGCGCGCTTGCCGATTTCCCGCTGTCGAACGGCGCGGTCCGCTCGGTCCGGTTGCCGGTCGACAAGCGCGGCGGGCCGGCGGCGCCGGCCGCCAACGAGCGCGCGGTGCCGGCTGCGCCGGCTTCGGGCGCGGCGGTCGCGAAGTAACGCGGCGCCAGCAACGGCGCGGCCGCCCGGCCGCGCCGGCCACCTCCGTCCGTCAGACCCCGATGCCCAGCAGCGCCAGCGCGCCGAGCACGACGAACAGCACGGCCGCGATGCCGTGCACGAGCTTCGTCGGCAGGCGATGCGCGAAGCGGTCGCCGAGCAGGATCGCGGGCACGTTCGCGAGCATCATCCCGAACGTGGTGCCGGCCACGACGCCGATGTAGTCCTGGAAGCGCGCGGCAAGCGCGACGGTCGCGATCTGCGTCTTGTCGCCCATTTCCGCGAGGAAGAATGCGACGAGGGTCGCACCGAACACGCCGAGCCGCGAACGGTTGGCATTGGCTTCGTCGGCATCGAGCTTGTCCGGCACGAGGATCCACAACCCCATTGCGATGAACGAGAACGCGAGCGCCCAGCGCATGATCGACGGCGTGACGAGCGCGCCGAGCCATTCGCCGAGCGCGCCTGCGAAACCGTGGTTCACGAGCGTCGCGACGAGCACGCCGAGGATGATCGGCACCGGCTTGCGATAGCGCGCGGCCAGCACGAGGGAAAGCAGTTGGGTCTTGTCGCCGATTTCAGCGAGGGCGACGGCGCCGGTGGAAATCAGGAAGGCTTGGGACACGGATGGGGTTCCACGGGCCGATGTTGTGCGTGCGAGCGACGATCCACGGCGCGCCGGGCCCTGATGCGGCGCACTGTGAACCATCGGTCTCGCCAGGCCAACTTGGCTGCGCCCGCCATGGCCGAACGGCCAAGTCTGTTGACGGACGCCTCCGTCACGATGCGCGCCGGGGGCGCGGGACATCGAGCGGAGCGGCTACTCCCCAATGAGCGGCGAATTCTAGCACGACGTGTCGCGTGCGGGAACGCGGCCGGGCAGGGTGAGGTTGAGCGTCGGGGCGCGATCGGCGCGTGGCGCCTTCGGCTATCCGGCATGCGCGACGGCGGATGTGCCGCACATGCCGGGACGGGAGCCCGGCGGGCCGTTACGCGGCGGCCGGACGGCGGGCCGCGCCGCGTTCGTGGACGAGCTTGCCGGCCGCATAGGTGCGGTACACCGCGCGGTCGTCGCCGAGCAGCGCGAACGCGAACAGCAGCTCCTCGAGCGAATCCGCGCGCTTCGTGCGGCGCGCGAGCAGCGGCGTCGCTTGCGGATCGAGCACGACGAAGTCGGCCTCGGCGCGCGGCGCGAGCGTGCCGACCGTGTCGGCGAGGTCGAGCGCCTGAGCGGCGCCGGCCGTCGCGAGCCAGAACATCCGCGTCGCGGTCAGGTGGTGGCCCGACAGCCGCGCGACCTTGTGCGCCTCGTTCATCGTCTGCAGCATCGAGAACGACGTGCCGCCGCCGACGTCGGTGGCGAGCGTGACGGGCACGTCGTATTCGCCGGCCTTGTCGAAATCGAACAGCCCGCTGCCGAGGAAGAAGTTCGACGTCGGGCAGTGCGCGACGACGGTGCGCGTCTCGGCCATCCGGCGGCGGTCCTCGTCGTCGAGGTGGATGCAGTGGCCGTACACCGCGCGCGGACGCAGCAGCCCGTAGCGGTCGTAGATGTCGAGATAGCTGCGATGGCCGGGGAACAGCTCGGCCACCCATTTCACCTCGTCGACGTTTTCCGCGACATGGCTCTGCACGAACACGTCCGGATGGCGGCGCGCGAGTTCGCCGCACGCTTCGAGCTGCGCCTCGGTCGACGTCGGCGCGAAGCGCGGCGTGAGCGCGTACATCTGGCGGCCCTTGCCGTGCCAGCGGTCGATCAGCTCGGCGCTGTCGTCGTAACCCGATTGCGCGGTGTCGCGCAGGAATTCGGGGCAGTTGCGGTCCATCAGCACCTTGCCCGCGATCATCCGCAGGTCGCGCGCGTCGCTCGCCGCGAACAGCGCGTCGGCCGACTGCTTGTGCACCGTGCAGTAGACGAGCGCGCTCGTCGTGCCGCAGGCGAGCAGTTCGTCGACGAAGAAGTCGGCGACTTCGCGTGCATGCTCGGGATCGCCGAACTGGCGCTCGGTCGGGAACGTGTACTTGTCGAGCCACGGCAGCAGGCCCGGCGCCGGCGACGCGATCATGTCCGTCTGCGGATAGTGGATGTGCGTGTCGATGAAGCCGGGCACGATCAGCTTGTCGCGCAGGTCATGGACGATCGCGTCACGCGCGAGCGTCGCGGCGAGCTGCGCATACGGGCCGGCCGCGACGACCTTGCCATCGTCGACGATCAGGAGGCCGTCGGTCTCGTAGTTCGCGGCCTGGCTCGATTGTGCCGGGTCGCCGTTGAAGGTCAGCAGTTGGGAACGAAAAGCGGTTTGCGTCATGACGAATGGTCCTGCATCAAGGTAAGGCGAACAGAAGAAAGCGATCGACGCCGCGCGGGCGACGGCATGGATGACACCGCCCGCGCGGGCGCGGGACGGCGCTTCGCGAGTAGTCGCGACACACTGCGTGCGGCGCGACCGGATGCGATTGCGCGGGCGAGCATGGCGGCAGGGGCCGCCATCGCGTGATTGCCGGTGGCGTTGGCGATCGCGACCGCTGCGGCGGCGCACGGGACGGCAAGCCGCGACCGCACGCGCCGGCGGGCGGCAACGGACAGCGCCGCCGCCACGCGGGCGACGAACGCGTTGAACGCGTTCGCGCCGGGCGCATGCATGCGTTCGACTCGGCGCAAGGCCGGGCCGGGAGTCGCGAAGCGGATGCCGTTGCCGTGTTTCATCTGTCTAGCGCACCTCGATGCCGGCCGTCACGCGGCCCGCCAGTACGCGTCGAGGCGCGCGAACAGTGCGTCGCGCTGCGCCGGTTCGACGAACGACGCCTCGAAGCCGTTGCGGATCACCGCCTTGACTTCGGCATCCGTGAGCTGCAGCCCCGCGACCGTCGCGAAGTAGTTTTCATTGACGTAGCCGCCGAAATAGGCCGGATCGTCGGAGTTGATCGTCACCGCGACGCCGCGGTCGAGCAACGCTTTCAGCGTGTGCTTCGCCATGTCGTCGAACACGCACAGCTTCAGGTTCGACAGCGGGCAGACGGTGAGCGCCGTGCGCGTGCGCGCGAGGCGTTCGACGAGCGCCGGGTCCTCGATGCTGCGCACGCCGTGGTCGATCCGGTCGACCTTCAGCACGTCGAGCGCTTCGTAGATATAGGCCGGCGGGCCTTCCTCGCCCGCATGCGCGACGAGCTTCAGCCCGAGCGAGCGCGCCTTGTCGAACACGCGCGCGAACTTCGTCGGCGGGTGACCGAGCTCGGACGAGTCGAGGCCCACGCCGATCAGGCGATGGCGATAGCGCTCGAACAGCGGCAACGCGGATTCGAACGTCGCGAGCGCGTCCTCTTCGGACAGGTGGCGCAGGAAGCACAGAATCAGCTTGCTCGACAGCCCGCGCTGCTCGGCATCGGCGAGTGCGCGCTCGATGCCCGCGACAACCGTCTCGATCGGCACGCCGCGTTCGGTGTGCGTCTGCGGGTCGAAGAACAGTTCGGTGTGA
Proteins encoded in this window:
- the pepN gene encoding aminopeptidase N codes for the protein MSDNASSTVIRRADYTPPAFLIDSVALEFDLAPARTIVRNTMRVRRNPDAAPAPHLELMGEALEFLGARLDGAPHGAVRAHEHGLTVENVPDAFELTLESACAPDQNTTLSGLYVSSGNFFTQCEAEGFRRITYFLDRPDVMASYTVTLRADKAAYPVLLSNGNLVDSGDLPDGRHFAKWEDPFRKPSYLFALVAGKLVAIEEKIATGSGKEKLLQVWVEPADLDKTRHAMDSLIHSIRWDEKRFGLELDLDRFMIVAVGDFNMGAMENKGLNIFNTKYVLANPETATDTDFANIESVVGHEYFHNWTGNRVTCRDWFQLSLKEGLTVFRDQEFSADMAAGDDVESAARAVKRIEDVRVLRQLQFAEDAGPMAHPVRPESYVEINNFYTMTVYEKGSEVVRMYQTLFGRDGFRNGMDLYFKRHDGHAVTCDDFRHAMADANGRDLAQFERWYSQAGTPRVSVRTAYDAAARRYTVTLAQGYGDASPAARETQQGPLLIPFAIGLIGRDGRDLPLRLDGEAAASGTTRVLDFTDTEQTFTFVDVPEAPLPSLLRNFSSPVIVEHDYSDDDLAFLLAHDSDPFNRWEAGQRLATRALLTLAARAAANEPLTLGENFVAAFRRVLSDANLSPAFRELALTLPSETYLADQMAEADPAAVHRARLFVRRRLATALRADWLAAYEQHQTPGAYEPTPEASGRRALKNLALAYLAELDDAADAVRLATAQYDAANNMTDRAAALGALLSAAAAGANEPAEHALDDFYRRFEKEALVIDKWFAMQAAQRGTPAQPTLAKVRKLLAHPAFNLKNPNRARSLIFSFCAANPAQFHAADGSGYAFWAEQVLALDAINPQVAARLARSLELWRRFTPALRDRMRDALEQVAAGAKSRDVREIVEKALA
- a CDS encoding DUF4136 domain-containing protein, producing the protein MKRDWIFRGAGWAAALCMALLTGCTSYVTTQVTAFSDWSGSDATRTYAFTRTDAQKNSIEQSTYEPIVANELSAYAFRQVPQAQARYLVGLTYAVGSDLVTVPQPVYYDPWFVGPGPYWRRGPWGPWGPWGPMPAGYVAQTYQVFDYTLGIRITERATGKEVYNVSARTTGDNGTLLYAMPFLARSALADFPLSNGAVRSVRLPVDKRGGPAAPAANERAVPAAPASGAAVAK
- a CDS encoding TMEM165/GDT1 family protein, which encodes MSQAFLISTGAVALAEIGDKTQLLSLVLAARYRKPVPIILGVLVATLVNHGFAGALGEWLGALVTPSIMRWALAFSFIAMGLWILVPDKLDADEANANRSRLGVFGATLVAFFLAEMGDKTQIATVALAARFQDYIGVVAGTTFGMMLANVPAILLGDRFAHRLPTKLVHGIAAVLFVVLGALALLGIGV
- the guaD gene encoding guanine deaminase, producing MTQTAFRSQLLTFNGDPAQSSQAANYETDGLLIVDDGKVVAAGPYAQLAATLARDAIVHDLRDKLIVPGFIDTHIHYPQTDMIASPAPGLLPWLDKYTFPTERQFGDPEHAREVADFFVDELLACGTTSALVYCTVHKQSADALFAASDARDLRMIAGKVLMDRNCPEFLRDTAQSGYDDSAELIDRWHGKGRQMYALTPRFAPTSTEAQLEACGELARRHPDVFVQSHVAENVDEVKWVAELFPGHRSYLDIYDRYGLLRPRAVYGHCIHLDDEDRRRMAETRTVVAHCPTSNFFLGSGLFDFDKAGEYDVPVTLATDVGGGTSFSMLQTMNEAHKVARLSGHHLTATRMFWLATAGAAQALDLADTVGTLAPRAEADFVVLDPQATPLLARRTKRADSLEELLFAFALLGDDRAVYRTYAAGKLVHERGAARRPAAA
- a CDS encoding adenosine deaminase; the protein is MTPTFKDKIARAPKAELHIHIEGSLEPELIFALAQRNGVKLAYDSIDALRAAYAFTDLQSFLDIYYAGASVLLTEQDFYDMTAAYCERALADNVVHTELFFDPQTHTERGVPIETVVAGIERALADAEQRGLSSKLILCFLRHLSEEDALATFESALPLFERYRHRLIGVGLDSSELGHPPTKFARVFDKARSLGLKLVAHAGEEGPPAYIYEALDVLKVDRIDHGVRSIEDPALVERLARTRTALTVCPLSNLKLCVFDDMAKHTLKALLDRGVAVTINSDDPAYFGGYVNENYFATVAGLQLTDAEVKAVIRNGFEASFVEPAQRDALFARLDAYWRAA